Proteins encoded together in one Larus michahellis chromosome 4, bLarMic1.1, whole genome shotgun sequence window:
- the LOC141741585 gene encoding acyl-coenzyme A thioesterase 5-like, with the protein MWQVTALSLCRASSRGWQRRLPWPSPALAAPQQRSPTRTPRTAPARGLSSMAPSVRLSPAARSLFDEPLAIAVQGLGPRQPVTLRSSLRDETGELFQACARYQAGDDGELDLARCPALPGGSFSGLEPMGLLWALQPQKPFWYMVKKDIQSPFLLQLEVFDGHGEPPGRLLAQAQHERAFLRDGVRRVPVREGRIRATLFLPPGEHPLPGIIDIHGLRGGLFEHRASLLANHGFATLALAYYQYEDLPQQPTELHLEYFEEAVNYMLQHPQVKGPGVGLLGYSKGADLSLAMAAFLKNITAVASLNGPVAITCIPLCYKDKIIPALPVDEKKIKVIDSNILDCYDTLIDPFQAPGNQSLIPLEKAEAQLLFIVGQDDHVVKSDYYATEVCKLLQAQGKENFQILSYPGTGHCIDPPYFPLYSIGHHPLFHKWAVLGGELGAYSKAQVHAWPQIQAFFNKHLNDN; encoded by the exons ATGTGGCAGGTCACTGCCCTCTCCCTGTGCCGGGCGAGCTCCCGCGGCTGGCAGAGGCggctgccctggcccagccccGCGCTCGCAGCCCCGCAGCAACGCAGCCCCACACGGACCCCCAGGACGGCCCCTGCCCGCGGCCTCTCCTCCATGGCCCCCTCCGTCCGCCTGTCGCCCGCCGCCCGCAGCCTCTTCGATGAGCCACTGGCCATCGCCGTGCAGGGCCTCGGCCCGCGGCAGCCAGTCACACTGCGCTCATCCTTGCGGGACGAGACGGGCGAGCTCTTCCAAGCCTGCGCCCGCTACCAAGCAGGGGACGACGGGGAGCTGGACCTGGCCCGCTGCCCCGCGCTGCCGGGAGGGAGCTTCTCTGGCCTGGAGCCCATGGGCCtgctctgggctctgcagccccagaagCCATTCTGGTATATGGTGAAGAAGGACATCCAGagccccttcctcctgcagctggaggtgtTTGATGGCCACGGGGAGCCCCCCGGGCGGCTCCTGGCCCAGGCACAGCACGAGCGGGCATTCCTGCGGGACGGGGTGCGGAGAGTCCCGGTGCGAGAGGGGAGGATCCGGGCGACGCTTTTCCTGCCCCCCG GTGAACACCCCTTGCCAGGGATCATCGACATACACGGACTCAGAGGAGGTCTCTTTGAGCACAGAGCCAGCCTCCTGGCCAATCATGGCTTTGCCACACTGGCCCTGGCTTATTATCAATATGAGGATCTGCCCCAGCAGCCAACTGAACTCCACCTGGAATATTTTGAAGAGGCGGTGAACTATATGCTGCAGCACCCACAG GTGAAGGGACCAGGGGTCGGACTTCTGGGTTACTCCAAAGGAGCTGATCTGTCTCTCGCCATGGCCGCCTTCCTGAAGAACATCACAGCTGTTGCTTCCCTCAATGGCCCCGTGGCCATTACCTGTATTCCTCTCTGTTACAAGGATAAAATCATCCCCGCTTTACCCGTGGATGAAAAAAAGATCAAGGTCATTGATTCCAATATTCTTGATTGTTACGACACCCTTATTGACCCCTTTCAAGCCCCTGGCAACCAAAGCCTGATCCCACTAGAGAAGGCTGAGGCACAGTTACTATTCATCGTGGGACAAGATGACCATGTTGTCAAAAGTGACTATTACGCTACTGAAGTCTGCAAGCTTTTGCAGGCTCAAGGGAAGGAAAATTTTCAGATTCTCTCCTACCCTGGAACAGGCCACTGCATTGACCCTCCCTATTTCCCTTTGTACTCCATAGGACACCATCCCCTTTTTCACAAGTGGGCAGTCCTGGGTGGAGAGCTCggggcttattctaaagctcagGTTCATGCTTGGCCACAGATCCAGGCTTTTTTCAACAAACATTTAAATGACAACTAA
- the RIOX1 gene encoding ribosomal oxygenase 1 gives MAAGGVEEQRRRLGRLSALSVYRRAAGAGRLERRRRGTPLPAGGKRAKARPRRGGAASGGRQPEAPPPIAAPPGRVERAEARPRGGGAGGGEAPPPPIAAGVPEAKRQGGPEARSRGGGTGGGKAPPPIAAGIPEAKRQGGPAAGPGGPRPAGEDGGVVGLLRRLGRLEDSRQRGAELFRWLVSPVSPGEFLGRHWERAPLLVRRGDPGYYAGLFSTADFDAVLRGGQVDFGTHLDVTSYAEGVRETHNPSGRALPAVVWDFYQNGCSLRLLSPQTFSPTVWHFLSILQEHFGSMAGANTYLTPPGTQGFAPHYDDIEAFVLQLEGKKHWRVYSPRTGAEVLPQFSSANLTQAELGEPMLETVLEAGDLLYFPRGFIHQGDCLPDAHSLHITVSSYQRNSWGDLLEKLLPAALQMALEEDVEYRQGLPMDYLGYMGVANSDTADARRTAFMEKVQSLIKKLIRYAPIDAAVDQRAKAFLHDCLPPVLTQSEKAQSVYGFPARWQDGGPRDVDILITKDTEVRLLRHGIVRLCNEEAGVMLYYTTENSRVYHKEEPKFLEIDPEYTDSIEFLLSSYPNHVSVDSLPCETLEDKISLATLLFEKGILTTKKPLLQVQL, from the coding sequence atggcggcgggcggcgtggaggagcagcggcggcggctgggcCGGCTCTCGGCGCTCTCGGTGTAccgccgggcggcgggggccgggcggctgGAGCGGCGCCGCCGCGGGACGCCGCTGCCGGCGGGAGGCAAGCGGGCCAAGGCGCGGCcgaggcgcggcggggcggcaAGCGGCGGCCGGCAGCCGGAGGCCCCGCCGCCGatcgccgccccccccggccgcgtGGAGCGGGCCGAGGCGCGgccgaggggcggcggggcgggaggcggggaggcCCCCCCGCCGCCGATCGCCGCTGGTGTCCCAGAAGCGAAGCGGCAGGGCGGCCCCGAGGCGCGGTCGAGAGGCGGCGGGACGGGAGGCGGGAAGGCCCCCCCGCCGATCGCCGCCGGTATCCCCGAAGCGAAGCGGcagggcggccccgcggcgggcccGGGCGGCCCGCGGCCGGCGGGAGAGGACGGCGGCGTGGTGGGGCTGCTGCGGCGGCTGGGGCGGCTGGAGGACAGCCGGCAGCGGGGGGCCGAGCTCTTCCGATGGCTGGTGTCGCCGGTGTCACCGGGGGAGTTCCTGGGGCGGCACTGGGAGCGGGCGCCGCTGCTGGTGCGGCGGGGCGACCCCGGCTACTACGCGGGGCTCTTCTCCACCGCCGACTTCGACGCCGTCCTGCGAGGCGGCCAGGTGGACTTCGGGACCCACCTGGACGTGACCAGCTACGCCGAGGGGGTGCGGGAGACCCACAACCCGTCCGGCCGGGCCCTGCCCGCCGTCGTCTGGGACTTCTATCAGAACGGCTGCTCCCTGCGGCTCCTCAGCCCCCAGACCTTCTCCCCCACCGTCTGGCACTTCCTCTCCATCCTGCAGGAGCACTTCGGCAGCATGGCGGGGGCCAACACGTACCTCACGCCACCAGGGACACAGGGCTTTGCCCCCCACTACGATGACATCGAGGCTTTcgtgctgcagctggaggggaaGAAGCACTGGCGGGTCTACAGCCCTCGGACGGGCGCCGAGGTGCTGCCCCAGTTCTCCAGCGCAAACCTCACGCAGGCTGAGCTCggggagcccatgctggagacGGTGCTGGAGGCCGGGGACCTGCTGTACTTCCCCCGTGGCTTTATCCACCAGGGCGACTGTCTCCCTGACGCGCACTCGCTCCACATCACGGTGTCTTCCTACCAGAGGAACTCCTGGGGGGACCTCCTGGAGAagctcctcccagctgccctgcagATGGCCCTGGAGGAGGACGTGGAGTACCGGCAAGGGCTTCCCATGGACTACCTGGGGTACATGGGGGTCGCCAACTCGGACACAGCCGACGCTCGCCGAACGGCCTTTATGGAGAAGGTGCAGAGCCTGATAAAGAAACTCATTCGCTATGCACCCATTGATGCTGCCGTGGATCAGAGAGCCAAGGCGTTTCTTCATGACTGTCTCCCCCCGGTGCTCACACAAAGTGAAAAGGCACAGAGTGTGTATGGTTTCCCGGCCCGGTGGCAAGATGGAGGCCCCCGCGATGTCGATATACTGATAACAAAAGACACAGAAGTACGTCTCCTCCGCCATGGCATTGTAAGATTGTGTAATGAAGAAGCAGGTGTGATGCTGTATTACACGACAGAAAACTCAAGAGTATACCACAAGGAAGAACCCAAGTTCCTTGAGATAGATCCTGAGTATACAGACAGTATCGAATTTCTCCTGTCTTCCTATCCAAATCACGTCAGTGTGGATAGCCTTCCATGTGAAACTTTGGAGGACAAGATTTCTCTAGCCACGCTCCTGTTTGAGAAGGGCATTCTGACTACGAAGAAGCCCCTGCTGCAAGTGCAGCTctaa